From Bacillus sp. FSL K6-3431, the proteins below share one genomic window:
- a CDS encoding nucleoside deaminase: MDQFMKKAVELALNNVKEGGQPFGAVLVKDKTVVAEGVNELHRTFDVSGHAELIAIRKVQTELQTLDLSGYTMYASGEPCPMCMAAIYMSGINKVFYCGSLENAKAVGLGTSGMIYTELALPKEERSIEMIHMPLDPGVNDPMVEWNKS; encoded by the coding sequence TTGGATCAATTCATGAAAAAAGCAGTAGAACTCGCTTTAAATAATGTAAAAGAAGGCGGTCAGCCATTTGGAGCAGTGCTTGTCAAAGATAAAACAGTAGTAGCAGAAGGTGTGAATGAGCTTCATCGTACATTTGATGTAAGTGGTCATGCGGAGCTCATTGCTATACGCAAAGTACAAACTGAGTTGCAGACGCTAGACTTGAGTGGATATACAATGTATGCAAGTGGGGAGCCATGCCCAATGTGTATGGCCGCCATATATATGTCAGGAATAAATAAAGTCTTTTACTGTGGGTCACTCGAAAATGCAAAAGCAGTTGGGCTTGGCACTTCCGGGATGATCTATACAGAACTTGCTTTACCAAAGGAAGAGCGATCGATTGAGATGATTCATATGCCGCTTGATCCAGGTGTTAATGATCCGATGGTGGAATGGAACAAAAGCTAA